The DNA region CAGGGGCAGGCCACCACCAGGACGGAGATCCCGGCCAGGAGGGCGCCGTGGGGAGGGGAGCCCCCGTGGAGCCGGAACAGGACCGTGGCCGCGGCGACGACGAGGATCGAAGGGACGAAGACGCGAACCACCCGGTCGGCCACCGTCTGGATCGGCGCCTTGCGCGCCTGCGCCTCCTCCACCGCCTGCACGATTCGGGACAGGACGGTATCCGCCCCTGTCCTGGCAACACGAACGAGGAGTCGTCCCGTCCCGTTCAGCGACCCCGCGATGACCGTGTCCCCGGCGGCTTTCGGCGCGGGGGCCGACTCCCCGGACAAGAGCGATTCGTCCGCCTCGGATGCGCCTTCGACCACGACTCCGTCCACCGGCATCCGCTCCCCGGGGACGACCTCCACGTGGTCCTCCGCGGAAAGGGAGGCGACGGGTACGTCGGCCGTCCCCCCGCCCGTCACCGCCTTCCGGGCCGTCACGGGAGCGAGCCGCACGAGCCGGGAGATCCCCTCGGCCGCGCGGGCCCTTGCGCCCACCTCGATGTACCGGCCGAGGAGGATCAGGGTCACAATCATCGTCGCCGTATCAAAAAAGACATCGCCCCCGAGGAAGAGGGAAGCCGCGCTGTAGCCGTACGCGGAAAAGGCGCCAAGGAACACGAG from Candidatus Deferrimicrobium sp. includes:
- a CDS encoding HAD-IC family P-type ATPase, coding for MVLRGKGGDGYVGRPTARHPGQQKTVSTPVIFYSGAPFFRGALRGARHGAFGMDALVFLGAFSAYGYSAASLFLGGDVFFDTATMIVTLILLGRYIEVGARARAAEGISRLVRLAPVTARKAVTGGGTADVPVASLSAEDHVEVVPGERMPVDGVVVEGASEADESLLSGESAPAPKAAGDTVIAGSLNGTGRLLVRVARTGADTVLSRIVQAVEEAQARKAPIQTVADRVVRVFVPSILVVAAATVLFRLHGGSPPHGALLAGISVLVVACP